Proteins encoded in a region of the Augochlora pura isolate Apur16 chromosome 4, APUR_v2.2.1, whole genome shotgun sequence genome:
- the LOC144469208 gene encoding uncharacterized protein LOC144469208: MLDKALLWTLCYFSLQNFAIGADNDADERPYEFSFNITDFQHRFEKKDADGIVTGEFGFITADGVYHETAYATDKNDNFIITRMRNRKITSLKDALEIFKDRPEAARKLVEAVAKSCGGCKIPEIGDNAIGGVQSPAQLGPLLAKMSKSQAGAATPGAPQTKEKTLKERNRIPEDPKDSSNSRRGKTLNVDGSERNRSNGVSEFPGKETGDVFYRFNYSISSHDHQEDGFRDGAKDGSYRVQSENGVDTRVKYLSNEFGHQPNISFVPGANGTEESRLKGYSFLWYWS, translated from the exons ATGCTCGACAAGGCGTTGCTGTGGACTCTCTGCTATTTCTCATTGCAAAATTTCGCGATTGGGGCCGACAATGACGCCGACGAGCGCCCGTACGAGTTTTCTTTCAACATCACCGACTTTCAGCATCGGTTCGAGAAGAAAG ACGCCGACGGAATCGTCACCGGGGAATTCGGCTTCATAACGGCGGACGGTGTGTACCACGAGACTGCGTATGCCACCGATAAGAACGACAATTTCATCATCACTCGGATGAGGAACAGAAAGATCACCTCCC TGAAGGATGCGCTGGAGATATTCAAAGACAGGCCGGAAGCTGCGAGGAAGCTGGTGGAGGCTGTCGCAAAGTCCTGCGGAGGATGCAAGATCCCTGAGATAGGGGATAACGCGATCGGCGGCGTGCAATCTCCTGCGCAATTGGGTCCTCTTCTGGCGAAGATGTCCAAAAGTCAGGCTGGAGCCGCGACACCtg GTGCACCGcaaacgaaagagaaaacgtTGAAGGAAAGGAACAGAATCCCGGAGGATCCCAAGGACTCTTCGAACTCGCGACGAGGGAAGACCCTGAACGTCGACGGATCGGAGAGGAACAGGTCGAATGGTGTTAGCGAATTCCCGGGGAAAGAAACGGGCGACGTTTTCTATCGCTTCAACTACAGCATCTCTTCGCACGATCACCAGGAAGACGGGTTCAGGGACGGCGCGAAGGACGGCAGCTATCGCGTACAAAGTGAAAATGGTGTCGACACACGGGTGAAGTATCTGTCGAACGAATTCGGCCATCAGCCGAACATTTCGTTCGTTCCCGGAGCGAACGGGACGGAGGAGAGCCGGCTCA